From Scleropages formosus chromosome 1, fSclFor1.1, whole genome shotgun sequence, a single genomic window includes:
- the LOC108929268 gene encoding uncharacterized protein LOC108929268: MACGASSLSIHALRLGPGQEILSSLLRVVDERRLRAPFILTCVGSVTKATLRLANATAGNTNEVIHLQGRFEIVSLVGTLNKEAHLHICLADKEGKTVGGHVLGDLEVFTTAEVVLGEAENLQFSREMDHRTGFPELVVASRPEEP, translated from the exons ATG GCATGTGGAGCCTCCTCCCTGAGCATCCACGCCTTACGTTTGGGTCCGGGGCAGGAGATCCTCAGCTCCCTGCTTAGAGTTGTGGATGAGAGGAGGCTTAGGGCCCCGTTCATCCTCACTTGTGTGGGCAGCGTCACCAAGGCAACGCTCCGGCTGGCCAACGCCACCGCAGGAAACACCAATGAG GTGATTCACCTTCAAGGTCGGTTTGAGATCGTCTCTCTGGTCGGAACCCTGAACAAGGAGGCCCACCTACACATCTGCCTGGCAGACAAGGAGGGGAAGACAGTTGGTGGGCACGTCCTGGGCGACCTGGAGGTGTTCACAACGGCCGAAGTCGTTCTTGGTGAGGCCGAGAACCTGCAGTTCAGCCGAGAGATGGACCACCGCACTGGCTTCCCGGAGCTCGTGGTGGCATCCCGCCCAGAAGAGCCCTag